From Eleftheria terrae, the proteins below share one genomic window:
- a CDS encoding N-acetylmuramoyl-L-alanine amidase — MKIEHHRLVDEAVVYRDSPNRGGVLRPRLLLLHYTAGRSAESAVATLCNPASKSSAHLVIARDGHIYQLLPFDVVAWHAGVSQWMGLSGLNQHAIGIELDNAGQLRRVGQGYVSWFGKVYSENEVLLAEHQHGGGVMPWHTYTEVQIERVREVAELLVSHYALEDVRGHDDVARGRKLDPGPAFPMASVRSRALGRSEDQPARYIVTADSLPVRQGPGFQFAPAAAPLHKGAVLLLVEPGDRWSHVEAEAQSDVEGWVNNRFITPWAAPLPG, encoded by the coding sequence ATGAAGATCGAACATCATCGGCTGGTCGACGAGGCGGTGGTCTACCGCGATTCGCCCAACCGGGGCGGCGTGCTGCGCCCTCGCCTGCTCCTCCTGCACTACACCGCGGGACGCTCGGCCGAAAGCGCGGTAGCCACGCTGTGCAACCCGGCCTCCAAGTCCTCGGCCCATCTCGTCATTGCGCGAGACGGTCACATCTATCAGTTGCTGCCCTTCGATGTGGTCGCATGGCATGCGGGAGTGAGCCAATGGATGGGCCTGAGCGGCCTCAACCAGCACGCCATCGGCATCGAACTGGACAACGCCGGCCAGTTGCGCCGGGTCGGCCAGGGGTATGTGTCATGGTTTGGCAAGGTCTATAGCGAGAACGAGGTGCTGCTGGCCGAGCACCAGCACGGCGGTGGGGTGATGCCCTGGCACACCTATACCGAAGTGCAGATCGAGCGCGTGCGGGAAGTCGCCGAACTGCTCGTCAGCCACTACGCGCTGGAAGATGTGCGAGGCCATGACGACGTGGCTCGCGGACGCAAGCTCGATCCCGGCCCGGCGTTTCCGATGGCCAGCGTGCGCAGCCGCGCCCTCGGCCGCAGCGAGGACCAGCCCGCCCGCTACATCGTGACGGCCGACAGCCTGCCCGTGCGGCAGGGCCCGGGTTTCCAGTTTGCGCCCGCGGCGGCACCGCTGCACAAGGGTGCGGTGCTGCTGCTGGTGGAGCCGGGCGACCGATGGAGCCATGTGGAAGCCGAGGCGCAAAGCGACGTCGAAGGCTGGGTCAACAACCGCTTCATCACCCCGTGGGCGGCGCCGCTCCCCGGCTGA
- a CDS encoding hemerythrin domain-containing protein: MLAAQCVCSLLQAEHAVIRQTLATLDEMLQVQAWWQPAGSLPRMRSLMAFLRSFEDTNHLPKERGHLLPAMRGRSADADRLIATLEDARGHTSRLLRQATHVADSVAEGDVRRAGELSALLREHRAALLRQLHDEDTQLLALARQLLGDEEWSRIASAMSRMPAHPGTPVDGLARKDETGLDEALWQRVAARGGRGRGSELRLR; the protein is encoded by the coding sequence ATGCTGGCTGCCCAATGCGTGTGTTCGCTGCTGCAAGCCGAGCACGCGGTGATTCGTCAGACGCTCGCGACGCTGGACGAAATGCTGCAAGTCCAGGCGTGGTGGCAGCCGGCTGGCTCGCTTCCCCGTATGAGGTCCTTGATGGCGTTCCTCAGGAGCTTCGAGGACACCAACCACCTGCCGAAGGAGCGTGGCCACCTGTTGCCCGCCATGCGGGGCCGCTCGGCAGATGCCGACCGCCTGATCGCCACCCTCGAGGATGCCCGCGGCCACACGAGCCGCCTGTTGCGGCAGGCCACGCACGTGGCCGACAGCGTGGCCGAAGGCGATGTGCGCCGAGCCGGTGAGCTGTCGGCGCTGTTGCGGGAGCACCGGGCCGCGCTGCTGCGCCAGCTCCACGACGAAGACACCCAGCTGCTTGCCTTGGCGAGGCAGCTGCTCGGTGATGAGGAATGGTCGCGCATCGCCTCAGCGATGTCGCGCATGCCGGCCCATCCTGGCACGCCGGTGGACGGGCTGGCACGCAAGGACGAGACCGGCCTCGATGAAGCACTGTGGCAGCGCGTTGCCGCGCGTGGGGGTCGCGGGCGCGGCTCCGAGTTGCGACTGCGCTGA
- a CDS encoding phosphoribosyltransferase encodes MAQLFTDRIEAGRVLAEQVAALSLHDAVVLALPRGGVPVAAEIAWRLHAPLDLLIVRKIGLPWHPELAVAAVVDAQPPVVVVDQQTMASMGVELSYVEERAREEEAEIARRRALYLGGRAAVPLVGRTVVVVDDGIATGTTVRAALKALRTRHPARLVLAVPVAAPSSAEALKEEVDDLVCLAQPPEFMAVGAYYHDFHQVSDEEVIAVLAQLA; translated from the coding sequence ATGGCCCAGCTTTTCACCGATCGCATCGAAGCCGGACGCGTCCTGGCCGAACAAGTGGCGGCGCTGTCGCTGCACGATGCGGTGGTGCTGGCCTTGCCGCGCGGCGGCGTGCCCGTGGCGGCCGAGATCGCCTGGCGGCTGCATGCGCCGCTGGATTTGCTGATCGTTCGCAAGATCGGCTTGCCCTGGCACCCTGAGCTGGCAGTGGCGGCGGTGGTCGATGCTCAGCCGCCGGTGGTGGTGGTGGATCAGCAGACCATGGCCTCCATGGGCGTGGAGCTTTCCTATGTCGAAGAACGCGCCCGCGAGGAAGAAGCCGAGATTGCCCGGCGCCGCGCCCTCTACCTGGGCGGGCGGGCCGCGGTCCCTCTGGTCGGACGGACGGTGGTCGTGGTGGATGACGGCATTGCGACCGGCACCACCGTCCGTGCCGCGCTGAAGGCGCTGCGCACGCGGCACCCGGCGCGCTTGGTGCTGGCAGTGCCGGTGGCGGCCCCGAGCAGCGCGGAAGCGCTGAAGGAAGAGGTGGACGACCTGGTCTGCCTGGCGCAGCCGCCGGAATTCATGGCGGTGGGCGCCTATTACCATGACTTCCATCAGGTCAGCGATGAAGAAGTCATTGCGGTGCTGGCGCAGCTCGCCTGA